The genomic stretch AACAGTTTTAATTAATTCTGATATAAAATATCTAGACTAACACTATATTAAGTGATATTATAACAGTTAAAAGttatatacataatttttttaatttatttacaaaacaaattaaaccaattttatttataaatatatctttttttgtGTGGCGTGCAAAATGGAGATACCATTCACAGGTTTTGCTGCAAAATGAAAGTACCCCACAGTCGCACATCGATTTATGAAAAAGTTAAGGTATcaacaattttattaaattttagtcAGCATgtaattaataaagaaaagtaAGTTATTAGATAAAATCTTATATTaatctcacactattaaaattttattgataattatttaattgCTATAAATTACAAAAGTTACTGGCTCCTAGTCCTCTCAATTTATATGTAAATCAGGGAAGGAAGTTAGCAGGCGGAgcattcaatttattttattttattttattttaaaaaattttccgTGACATATATATGGGTTCAGACTTCAGAGAATTTCATCAATGTAATGCGAGAATATTGGCTTGTTTTCTTATCTCAATCAACAAAGCGGATACAAGAACAATCATGGAAACCCCACTGCTTCCTAAATATTAAACATTTGAACAACGATACTACGATAGCTATACTTATTAAAAATGTCATGTAAATATCCAAAGGAAAATTAACTACCATGCATCCACGCATGCGTTGCTTTAATATATTTTCAATATATTAAATGTATTTTAATGTGTATTATATATAGAtgattaattaataactaattttttatatacatttaattatataataaatgaTACTTATTTTGCATGATGagagccaaaaaaaaaaaagtatttagACAACAAACGGGAAGAGAATGTGAGTCCAAACAATAAGAAACCACAACATTTTCACCGTTTTAGATTCTAAATTAAGACTGTCAAATTGTCAATTAATCATAGCTCACACGGCATTCTGTCCTTGTCcaatccaaaaattaaaaatattatttgtacattAAAATAAGTTAATGTATTATTTAACTCATtctcaatatatattttatattctaacatatattttatattaataattaattttaatatatgcgtagcataattataaatagtaatagaaaaaatataaaaaaataaggtatttaagataaaaataaaatgtttgaaaaataaattaaaattcaaatactATGCcctaaaatagaattttatctaaatttttataagagtttaattttgatatactgaCAGTATAAAACGTTTTATATAGTCATATAATTATAactattcttttaaataatcatttacgtagtcaatataaaaaataattatttttattaatataacatTATACAATTAAATACACATATAaaacaattttataataatagTGCATCAAAATTACATTCTTCCCACATACCATCAACATTGTCTCTATTCATGCAGCCCCCTTTTCATACAAACTGATCTACAACTGTAATTTGGTGTCTGTTTTAGACGTCTTATATTTAAAGCGGGCGAAAATATTGCTTATGAAAATAACATTACATTATTTACTAAATAATGAAGGTCAATTTGGTACATGTACGCAACCCTTTTATTCAGCCAAACCAATgcaatatacatataaaaaaacaaaCCTTGGTATAATTGCAAAGATATTATAACTGAGAGCTTGGGAGTTTTTCAAAGCACTTTCAACTCCAAAAAACAAATATCAGCCACCAccactaccaccaccaccaccaccaccaccatagAGCTGAACTCATTACCTAAATGCAGTTAGTTCCACGCGATGGAAACCAATAATGGTGCATTCTCTAAAAGTGCCACAACTTAGATGGCTGTGAATGCCACCATTAGCATATAGCAGCAACAGcatcagaagaagaagaagaagaagcagcagttTCAAACTTTCACATGGCTCCATTTGAAAACGTTTGTGTGAAACTTAAGCATCATCTTCACATGCATCTTGTCTCCTAAATTGACTTGTATCAGTTTCATCAGTTTCAGTTCCATAAACCGCCATCATCTTCAATAGCTACAACATATCCCAGTTGAGTTCTTAAGTAGTCTTCATCCACCACcaactcatttttcttttctctttctttccttttcaaaatCCAAATGGAACATACTGTTCCAAACAGTGTTACAACTTTGCTGCTATTCTTCTTGTGTCTCACATTAACAAAGATGGAAATGAGTACTTGTCTCTCACCTGATGGACAAGCACTTCTTTCTCTTGTTTCTGCATCTGAAAGATCATCATCAGCATCTTCCTCACTTCTCTCTTCATGGAACCCTTCAAGCTCAACACCATGTTCATGGAAGGGTGTTACATGCTCCCCACAAAGCAGAGTAATTTCCCTTTCTATCCCTGACACTTTCCTCAACCTTACCTATTTGCCTCCCCAGCTTTCTTCTTTGTCAATGCTGCAACTTCTCAACCTCTCTTCCACCAATGTCTCTGGCCAAATCCCTCCCTCTTTTGGTCAACTCTCCCATCTCCAACTCCTTGACCTCTCATCAAACTCTCTAACAGGTTCCATTCCTAATGAACTTGGAAACCTCTCTTCACTTCAGTTCCTTTTCTTGAACTCAAACAAACTCACAGGAACCATTCCTCAGCATCTTGCTGACCTTACCTCACTCCAAGTTCTGTGCCTGCAAGATAATCTCCATAACGGTTCAATACCATCACAGTTAGGATCATTGAAATCTCTACAGCAGTTTAGGATTGGTGGAAATCCATACCTCACTGGAGAGATTCCATCACAGTTAGGACTACTCACAAACCTCACCATATTTGGTGCAGCTGCCACTGGACTTTCTGGTTCCATTCCCTCTTCATTTGGGAACTTGATCAATCTTCAAACTCTAGCACTTTATGACACTGATGTTTCCGGTTCAATACCGCCGGAACTCGGGCTCTGTTCCGAGTTGAGAAATCTTTATTTGCACATGAACAAGCTCACTGGTTCTATTCCTCCTCAGTTGGGGAAGCTGCAAAAGCTCACAAGTTTGCTTCTTTGGGGGAATGCATTATCTGGGTCAATACCAGCTGAGATTTCTAACTGTTCATCACTTGTGGTGTTTGATGCCTCTTCCAATGAACTCACTGGTGAAATACCTGAGGATTTTGGGAAGCTTGTGGTTATGGAACAGCTTCATTTATCAGACAATTCCCTCTCAGGGAAAATACCGTGGCAGTTGGGAAACTGCACAAGCCTTGCTACTGTTCAGCTTGACAAGAATCAGTTATCAGGTTCAATCCCTTGGCAGGTTGGGAAGTTGAAATTCTTGCAGAGTTTTTTCTTGTGGGGTAACTCAGTTTCTGGAACCATACCACCCTCTTTTGGGAACTGCACAGAACTCTTTTCGCTTGACCTTTCAAGGAACAAGCTCACAGGTTCAATCCCGGAAGAGATTTTCAGCTTGAAGAAGCTGAGTAAACTTTTGCTTCTTGGAAATTCTTTGACAGGAGAGTTGCCATCAAGTGTTGCAGATTGTGAATCTTTGGTGAGACTACGGCTGGGAGAAAACCAGCTTTTGGGGAACATTCCTAAAGAAATAGGCCAATTACAGAACCTGGTGTTTCTTGACTTGTACATGAATCACTTCTCTGGAAGCTTACCAGTAGAGATTGCCAACATAACAGTTCTTGAGCTCTTAGATGTGCATAACAACCACATAACCGGCGAAATTCCGTCTCAGATTGGGGAGCTTGCAAACTTGGAGCAGCTTGATCTAAGTCGAAACCATTTGACAGGTGGAATTCCTTGGAGCTTTGGAAACTTCAGTTATTTGAACAAGCTCATCCTCAACAATAATTTACTCACAGGATCAATCCCAAAATCTATTAGGAATTTGCAGAAGCTAACTCTTCTTGATTTGAGTTACAACAATCTCTCTGGTGACATACCTTCTGAGATTGGTTATGTTACAAGCTTAACCATTAGTTTGGACTTAAACTCGAATTCATTCACAGGAGAAATCCCAGAGTCAATGTCTGCTTTGACACAGTTACAATCACTTGATCTTTCTCATAATATGTTTTATGGAGGAATTAAGGTTCTTGGTTCTCTCACCAGTCTCACTTCCCTCAATATCTCGTACAACAATTTCTCAGGTCCTATCCCAGTAACTCCATTCTTCAGAACTCTTTCTTTTAACTCATGCCTTCAGAACCCCCTTCTATGCCAGTCCATTGATGGCAATACGTGTTCTTCAAGCCTGATTCAAAGAAATGGTATAAAATCTGCGAAAACCATAGCTTTCGTAACTGTGATTCTAGCTTCAATTGTGATAATTGCTGTTGCATCCTGGATTATAGCAACTCGTAGTAACAGGTATACAGTGGAAAAATCTTTGGGGGCATTGGCATCCACATCAGGAGCTGAGGATTTCTCATATCCTTGGACCTTTATCCCATTTCAAAAGCTAAACTTCACCATAGATAACATCTTGGATTGCTTGAAGGATGAAAATGTGATCGGGAAGGGTTGCTCCGGTGTTGTCTACAAGTCTGAGATGCCTAATGGGGAGTTGATAGCAGTGAAAAAGCTATGGAAAGCTAGCAAAGAAGATGAAACACTGGACTCTTTCGCCGTAGAGATTCAGATTCTCGGATACATCCGGCACAGAAACATTGTGAGGCTACTGGGCTATTGTTCTAACAGGAGTGTCAAGCTTCTTCTCTACAATTTCATCCCAAATGGTAATCTGAGACAGCTCTTGCAAGGGAACAGGAACTTAGACTGGGAAACCAGATACAAGATTGCTGTTGGAACAGCTCAGGGTCTTGCTTACCTTCATCATGATTGTGTCCCTCCCATTCTTCACAGAGATGTCAAGTGCAATAACATACTTCTAGATTCCAAATATGAAGCATATCTCGCAGATTTTGGTCTTGCAAAGCTGATGAATTCACCAAGTTATCATCAGGCAATGTCTAGAGTTGCTGGTTCTTATGGTTATATTGCCCCAGGCAAGTGttttttactttactttttACAAAATAAATGGCATTAGAGTATTTATCTCAGATTATTAAAGTTAATAGTATATGAGATTATAAGTATTAGTATTAAGACACATTTGGTAACATAAGTTTTCTGATCTGTTGTTGCTGGTTTAAATTCTAACTTCCATTCATATTAATCACAATGGCAGAGTATGGCTACTCAATGAACATAACTGAGAAGAGTGACGTCTACAGTTACGGAGTGGTTCTGCTGGAGATACTAAGCGGGCGCAGTGCCGTCGAATCCCATGTCGGAGATGGACAACACATAGTTGAGTGGGTGAAGAGGAAAATGGGGAGCTTTGAACCAGCTGTGTCAATACTAGACACAAAACTCCAAGGTCTACCAGATCAAATGGTGCAAGAGATGCTCCAAACACTTGGAATTGCCATGTTTTGCGTGAACTCTTCGCCATCAGAACGTCCCACGATGAAGGAAGTGGTTGCATTGCTAATGGAGGTGAAGAGCCAGCCTGAAGAGATGGGCAAAACCTCTCAACCTCTAATAAAGCACCCTTCAAATCaaagctaatttttttttctctcttcctTTCTTTCACTTGCAATGGTTTTCATCCTCTAGTGATTGATTCTCATCTCTCACAAGATGAAAACAAGATGATGTATTATGTGAACTTGAGAGTAGTGACTTAAAACGGCTATTGTTGTACAGTTTTTAGATATATAGATATCATTAGTTTATCTGCTGTATGTGTAGCAGTGATAGTAGTAGTAGCAGCAGTTTGTAGTAACTTATGTTTTGCCACATTTTAGTTATGCATATCCATGATTTCTCATATCATCAATCTTCAAAATCATATGCATGTCATAATGAATTGTTGAACCTAGAGGTGTCGTTTTGCTGGTTGAATGGTCCAGTATTAATACCTCAAGTTCTGCTGATTCTgtgaaaataattaatttccACAACTTGTTTTTTTCCTCACATATTCTTCATAGAAGAAAGGTACAAGAGAGCCGAAAGGTATGTGGGGCTGGACGGAAAGGGAAAAAACAAAATTCTTTATGACCCAAAAACACAACAAACACTTTTCTTTAGACTAAATTAATGGTTTGTTTCTGGTAGAGAAAGGAGGGGACAAGGTCCATAAGGCATAACTGATGTTTCGTTCATGCAGAATCAACTTTCGTCTGTTTTTATTCAAATGTATTTATAAGAACCATAGTTTCAGGAGATTATTacttcaaaaaaataaaaataaaaaaattaatgcaaagtattttaatttgatggagcaaacttaatttcaataatgcaatgaaAGTATACAGTGCAGGCAATGATGCAAGGATAAGGAGTAAGAAAGTAATGATGATTAAAGCATACAAGAACATGATACATGTTATTTCAGGGCTAAGGTTGGTGGGGGCCAGAATTCCATTTTTGTAAGGAGACAAGCCATGCTTCCTTCCCCTTCTCCCACATGCCTCAGTTGACACTAGATTTGTCTCCCACTTCACAGTTCACATAATCCAAAACCTTCTCCCCTCCTTTGTTTTGGTTTTTAAGTCAATGTTGGTCAAAAGGCAGAATAGCCATGTTCACCAGTTTGCTTCCATTATCATATCTTGTCCTGTATTTATTGTCTCCAACAGTTTATAAGATAGCGATTTTTGACACATTAGTAACAAAAAACAAAACGAGGCAAGTTGGCACGTTTCTTTCATTATCCGAAGAAACAATACGCAACTTGTAATTTACCTAGAATTCAGATACTCAGATCTTTCATGaacaaaaattttgattcaACATTAAGCTTAATTTTATATTATCGATATTTGCTCTACACTTTGATCAAATGGTTCACCATTGTCACCTAATGTATTATTCTGAAATAATTTTCATTGTGATGAAAGAAGCCTTGGAACAACGGTTGAGTTGTCTCTGTGTGAGCTCAAGATCACAGGTTTAAGCCATGAAAACAGTCATTGATATAGTTATCAGGCTGTGTACACTGCACCCATTGGGTGCGGCTCTTTCCCGGATCCTGTGTTAACGTGGAATACTTGTGCACCAGGCTGCTTAGAGAATTTTCATTGTGATATAAATATCTAACAGCTTCTGTCAGAATCTAGTTTTAACAAGAAAAGGGACATGGGTGTTGTTACAGAAACAGAAAGAACATGATAAGAACGAAAAAAAGAGACTGTCAGCAAGCATTGTCAGCCACCACCAGTTTAGTAGAAGGCAAGTCTGCATGCAAAGGGCCTACACGAGGTGGGGACGATAAATAATTGGACCCTAAAGAGGTCTTAGTTTTACTTTGCAGGTTTTGAAGTGTGATTTCTCTTAAAAACTCCAACTCACAAACATAACCTACGAGACAAAAAGCTATTGGCAAACTCGCAGGTTGCCGGTAACTCATAAGTCTGCCCTATAAGTTTGACAAGCATAGGATTGGAGGCTATAAGTAATTTCTAGCTGAATACTTACAGGCCTGGGGTTGAGTTCAAATGCTCATAACAGTACTACATGAAATTCACAACACCATAGTGCAATGTGGCACAAGTCACACTTTCCTTCTTTATTAATATACTAAGTAATTGGATTAAAGCCGATGCAACTAGGATTGTAGAGATATGTTTGCGTTATTATTGATAAATGAATCTAGGACAATCCAGGTTACATAGATTATGCATATATCACATTTGTTCAACCCACAGTTTGGATAATTATAATATGTTAACCATATAGTACATACACAAGTAGCTAGCAACAACTTGAACAGCTAAAACTCTACAAGTGGTGCATTAATACCGAAGAATTGAGGATTGAAGTCTTGAACAAATTTTCGGCTCTACAATAATGCAGTAAACATATACAGCTTTCTTAAAGAATATTCTAAAGTTTACATTTAAATGAGACAAAATATTGATTTCCAATAATTTATAAGAAGATTATCTGGTTTTTAATCCCAGGCATAAAAAAATATGCAGAAAAACAAGTGTCACACAGGGTTATAGGGATCTAAACGGCAAGTGAAGTTCTTTACAGATAAAGAATGTGATAGTATGATCACTTCAATAAGTAGCATAATAACATTGTTTTCTACTGTTTTTGGCCATTCCTATGGTGCTGTTAACATCTCAATCAACTAAATTTTCCACCTGTTCAATCACTATAACGAAAATCCCATTCACTCGATTGAATTACGAGAAAAGAGAAGTTCATCTAAACTGAGTTTATATATAATGTTAAATGAAGCTCATATCATCATACTAATAATACAAGTACAGATGCGAATACAATGTCAATATTCAAAAAGAATAACAATGGTCCTTTAAATGCAAAGAACCTCCATCATCCCCCTCACAAACAACTCGTGTGGAGGAGCCGGATTTTGATCAATTTATTCAAAAACTACATCATACTAAGAAACATTACTTCAGCTACAATTTTGGAATTCCGATCACAAAAACTCTATTAAGTTTTAACTAGTAGCAGCATCCCATAATGGAACAAGAAAACCTCTTACTATGTTACTCATCCAATTGTTTCAGCTCTGCTTTCAGTTGCTCAATCTTGAGACCCATGGACCTCTGCAGAGCCCCCTTCTCCTTCTCCGACAACCTGCACCAAAACAAGAACAATATAAAAACCTGCTTCTAGGCACAACTcgttaaataaataataactaactTATAACTGAAATAACTAAATATAACAACCTGGCCAACAAGCCATCGAACATGCCGAGGACTTCTTTGACGGCGGCGCGTGCGCACTCGGCTTCTTCATCGAAGTAGACGGTTTCCTTGGACTCCAACGCCGTCTCGATTTCTTCCCTGGCTTCCGCAAACTTGAGATTGATGGCGTCCACCTCCTTGTTGTGATCCAAGTCATTGCAACTGCCACCGCTGTAACTTCGAGGATTTTGCCAAACCATAGGTGCGATCGTGCGGATAGATTGGGGCTTTGAGGTTGAATTAGTTACGAAGGGAAGTGGCGAAGTAAGCGTTGTTGTAGATGGACGAAGAGGGTATCTGATTCGGAGGAAGGAGTTGAAGAGTGAAATGGTGGCGCGTCGCTGATTCATTTTTTTGGTGTGTTGTGTGCCTTCGCAGTTGCAGAAGCGGATGGTTATTGAAGGAAGACGGAAGCACCGGAATAAAGtccaacaaatttttttattttattttctaatttattttaaagagAATTAGCTagcataatttattattttttattagtatttttgttgtgaatttaaattttttagtctaataatttaataattattgactaaatataataaattttactaatttttttatttttttttaaagaatataattttgatgatatagtataaatataataatataattagatttaataatttttaaatattaaatttaaaaattaattatttttactaaatacgataatacataattatttttatgtataaaaaaaggatttttttttataataaaataaaaaaatctttattttaaataaaaattattataactttaattttgaagattcaattattttaaaattatatgttataataatttttatttgaaaataaagatttttttattttattataaaaaaatcctATAAAAAAACTCTTTTGTATACTGAATTAATTCGGTGAAATAGTTGGtatcaatactttttatttatgttattatGATATTCTTAtagcatgaaaataaattattaaattttgttatGATTATCAATTATATAGTTTGGTAGTGGAATTTTAAATTTGCAAATATTTTTGTgtgtaaataataaatttgttaGTGTGGTTTTTTTATCAAGGTTTAG from Arachis stenosperma cultivar V10309 chromosome 9, arast.V10309.gnm1.PFL2, whole genome shotgun sequence encodes the following:
- the LOC130951217 gene encoding LRR receptor-like serine/threonine-protein kinase RGI5 yields the protein MEHTVPNSVTTLLLFFLCLTLTKMEMSTCLSPDGQALLSLVSASERSSSASSSLLSSWNPSSSTPCSWKGVTCSPQSRVISLSIPDTFLNLTYLPPQLSSLSMLQLLNLSSTNVSGQIPPSFGQLSHLQLLDLSSNSLTGSIPNELGNLSSLQFLFLNSNKLTGTIPQHLADLTSLQVLCLQDNLHNGSIPSQLGSLKSLQQFRIGGNPYLTGEIPSQLGLLTNLTIFGAAATGLSGSIPSSFGNLINLQTLALYDTDVSGSIPPELGLCSELRNLYLHMNKLTGSIPPQLGKLQKLTSLLLWGNALSGSIPAEISNCSSLVVFDASSNELTGEIPEDFGKLVVMEQLHLSDNSLSGKIPWQLGNCTSLATVQLDKNQLSGSIPWQVGKLKFLQSFFLWGNSVSGTIPPSFGNCTELFSLDLSRNKLTGSIPEEIFSLKKLSKLLLLGNSLTGELPSSVADCESLVRLRLGENQLLGNIPKEIGQLQNLVFLDLYMNHFSGSLPVEIANITVLELLDVHNNHITGEIPSQIGELANLEQLDLSRNHLTGGIPWSFGNFSYLNKLILNNNLLTGSIPKSIRNLQKLTLLDLSYNNLSGDIPSEIGYVTSLTISLDLNSNSFTGEIPESMSALTQLQSLDLSHNMFYGGIKVLGSLTSLTSLNISYNNFSGPIPVTPFFRTLSFNSCLQNPLLCQSIDGNTCSSSLIQRNGIKSAKTIAFVTVILASIVIIAVASWIIATRSNRYTVEKSLGALASTSGAEDFSYPWTFIPFQKLNFTIDNILDCLKDENVIGKGCSGVVYKSEMPNGELIAVKKLWKASKEDETLDSFAVEIQILGYIRHRNIVRLLGYCSNRSVKLLLYNFIPNGNLRQLLQGNRNLDWETRYKIAVGTAQGLAYLHHDCVPPILHRDVKCNNILLDSKYEAYLADFGLAKLMNSPSYHQAMSRVAGSYGYIAPEYGYSMNITEKSDVYSYGVVLLEILSGRSAVESHVGDGQHIVEWVKRKMGSFEPAVSILDTKLQGLPDQMVQEMLQTLGIAMFCVNSSPSERPTMKEVVALLMEVKSQPEEMGKTSQPLIKHPSNQS
- the LOC130950880 gene encoding embryogenesis-like protein, with product MNQRRATISLFNSFLRIRYPLRPSTTTLTSPLPFVTNSTSKPQSIRTIAPMVWQNPRSYSGGSCNDLDHNKEVDAINLKFAEAREEIETALESKETVYFDEEAECARAAVKEVLGMFDGLLARLSEKEKGALQRSMGLKIEQLKAELKQLDE